A portion of the Calliphora vicina chromosome 5, idCalVici1.1, whole genome shotgun sequence genome contains these proteins:
- the Vps25 gene encoding vacuolar protein-sorting-associated protein 25: MTDFQWPWEYTFPPFFTLQPHEETRQQQLKVWCDLFLKYLKHLNKFSVNIHENTFPLFFNESLNRRLSPEMIVQILEQLQNTRHAHPLDKKRHEWQVYWHTLDEYGNMIYDWIQETGQTNSVCTLYEISHGESSEGKSFYNIDESVLLSVLRQMEEKGRCEIIEMDGSYGVKFF; this comes from the exons atgacAGATTTTCAATGGCCCTGGGAATATACATTTCCACCATTTTTTAC ACTACAACCCCACGAAGAGACACGCCAACAGCAGCTTAAAGTCTGgtgtgatttatttctaaaataccTCAAACATCTTAACAAATTCAGCGTTAACATACACGAAAACACATTTCCTTTGTTTTTCAATGAGTCCCTGAATCGACGTTTATCACCCGAGATGATAGTACAGATTTTGGAACAACTACAAAATACCAGACATGCCCATCCATTGGATAAGAAACGTCATGAATGGCAGGTGTATTGGCATACGTTAGATGAGTATGGTAATATGATTTATGACTGGATACAGGAGACGGGACAAACTAATAGTGTTTGTACACTATATGAAATTAGCCATGGTGAGAGTTCGGAGGgtaaaagtttttataatattgaCGAATCTGTATTACTAAGTGTATTACGGCAAATGGAGGAAAAGGGTCGCTGTGAGATAATAGAAATGGATGGTAGTTATGGTGTTAAGTTTTTCtag
- the Gle1 gene encoding mRNA export factor Gle1 produces the protein MANFALKVEEIINEVNKIHLVTLQHAAEISPFVHDRSIGPDMELIDYKENELPKDRLKGENIELNKDLTKSDKNEINKKKTPCKEKQNSPHHNEEKLHREPNSLHSLDFQTINSSILLRDAEEKRKRSIRQQMIDMQEKHLNIMHQTLQPLEEKQQEERRKWLEKKRRSDSQILQKVEQQSVQDVKEHERQLESLRLQTQKQLQLISFQGISQYQSKFRHKYESIVHLLMSIDKQALMSCAEYNKKLKELIQMFEQLIGKIKSGECGPTELKTAENLCKSLEDLEISILEACKQEKTKLEEQQREQQQKEEELAKQEQAQQAQKVSEEQQQQQQQQLQEQQQQQQTQLTNPPQQISTETPKTQPPAQPPNTDSGSMGSSQFVSAERFEFYTKINTFYQEKVERVKVLQSDESMKKYRFDCQKNINIPVNAISAVSQQHIQDKFDKLFTFVTAQPTLGRDYCILLMAKKFVGQGETTISSNPQAAFPVASVIVSLWKHIPEFGQLFLAYVFKECPFLVPYFIPQKKGQTIEEYSKVLGYRITEGQIETQDMYLKRQTGVARLYAAVMITLGRQQDGPAHPYGIEHAWRWLTNFVALDPLPDICATLIMEILQIVGSDLWSAYGKQFVKLLFFIQQQYFPRLSAVDEGGPRARLELLLGNFLREGQIQKPQGILPPGFW, from the exons atggctaatttt GCCCTCAAAGTTGAGGAAATCATAAATGAggtaaataaaatccatttaGTGACATTACAACATGCGGCCGAAATTTCTCCATTTGTGCATGATCGCTCCATTGGCCCCGATATGGAATTGATAGATTATAAGGAAAATGAATTGCCTAAGGATCGTTTGAAGGgtgaaaatattgaattaaacaAAGATTTGacaaaaagtgataaaaatgaAATCAACAAAAAGAAAACGCCTTGTAAAGAGAAACAAAACAGCCCCCACCACAATGAGGAGAAGTTGCACAGGGAACCTAACAGTTTGCAT AGTTTAGATTTTCAAACGATAAACTCCAGCATTTTGCTTAGAGATGCTGAGGAAAAACGTAAACGTTCGATACGCCAACAAATGATCGACATGCAAGAGAAACACTTGAATATAATGCATCAAACTTTACAACCCTTAGAGGAGAAACAGCAAGAGGAGCGTCGTAAATGGCTGGAAAAGAAGCGACGCAGTGATTCTCAAATTCTACAAAAGGTCGAACAACAATCCGTCCAGGACGTCAAAGAACATGAACGTCAATTGGAAAGTTTACGCCTGcaaacacaaaaacaattacaattGATATCCTTTCAGGGAATTTCTCAATATCAATCGAAATTTCGGCATAAATATGAAAGCATTGTGCATCTGTTAATGTCCATAGACAAGCAAGCCTTAATGTCTTGTGCGgagtataataaaaaattaaaggaatTGATACAGATGTTTGAGCAGTTGATAGGTAAAATCAAGTCGGGTGAATGTGGACCCACCGAATTAAAAACGGccgaaaatttgtgcaaatcttTAGAGGATTTAGAAATAAGTATATTAGAGGCTTGTAAGCAGGAGAAAACCAAGCTGGAAGAACAACAGAGAGAACAACAACAGAAAGAAGAAGAACTAGCAAAACAAGAACAAGCTCAACAGGCTCAAAAAGTATCCGaagaacaacagcagcaacaacaacagcagttgcaggaacaacagcagcaacaacagacACAATTAACCAACCCTCCTCAACAAATTTCTACAGAAACACCCAAGACACAACCTCCTGCACAGCCACCCAACACAGATAGTGGTAGCATGGGCTCCTCTCAATTTGTTAGTGCTGAACGTTTTGAGTTCTACACAAAAATCAATACATTTTATCAGGAAAAAGTTGAAAGAGTCAAAGTCTTACAGTCCGATGAGTCTATGAAAAAGTATCGTTTTGATTGTCAGAAAAACATTAATATACCAGTAAATGCCATCTCGGCCGTTAGCCAGCAACATATACAGGATAAATTTGATAAACTGTTTACATTTGTAACCGCACAACCTACATTGGGTAGAGATTATTGTATTCTGCTGATGGCCAAAAAGTTTGTGGGTCAAGGAGAGACCACCATATCCAGTAATCCGCAGGCCGCCTTTCCCGTAGCCTCCGTCATTGTTTCGCTATGGAAACATATACCCGAATTCGGTCAACTATTTCTGGCTTATGTCTTCAAAGAGTGTCCGTTTCTGGTGCCCTACTTTATACCCCAAAAGAAGGGACAAACCATAGAAGAATACTCAAAAGTATTGGGCTATCGCATAACAGAGGGTCAAATTGAGACCCAGGATATGTATTTGAAACGGCAAACGGGTGTGGCTCGTCTCTATGCAGCTGTAATGATAACATTAGGCCGGCAACAAGATGGTCCCGCACATCCTTATGGCATAGAACATGCCTGGCGTTGGCTGACCAACTTTGTAGCCTTAGATCCGTTACCTGATATCTGTGCCACTTTAATTATGGAAATATTACAAATTGTAGGCAGCGATTTGTGGTCGGCGTATGGCAAACAATTTGTCAAATTGCTGTTCTttatacaacaacaatattttcccAGATTATCGGCAGTGGATGAAGGTGGCCCAAGAGCCAGATTAGAATTGTTATTAGGAAACTTTTTACGAGAAGGACAAATACAAAAGCCTCAAGGTATATTGCCGCCAGgattttggtaa
- the LOC135960815 gene encoding zinc finger CCCH domain-containing protein 15 homolog, producing the protein MPPKKTNSGASKKTELKKKEKVIEDKTFGLKNKKGAKQQKFIQQVSKQVQSGGLHPKTDANKKKDEKEKKLQELKELASIFKPVQAQKVEKGTDPKSVVCAFFKQGLCTKGDRCKFSHDLTVENKVEKRSMYVDMRDDGEDDMRNWDDAKLKEVVDQKHADEKKRPTTDIICKYFIEAVEKSKYGWFWECPNGEKCIYRHALPAGYVLKKDKKKMDENKPSELSLVDLIEKERAALGSNTTKVTLETFLAWKKRKVQEKKEKLAADEERKKNDYSKGKQFGISGREMFSFNPDLVDDGPMEDGDAAFEMYNRDEDEEGMEYKELDLAALTLEAQEADGSGTVASESRLKEQANNIAKIEQEEAAAAAVEADDSNAPASDAAPINKDLFMGLADELDDLDLEDEEDDDD; encoded by the exons ATGCCTCCTAAAAAGACTAATTCTGGGGCAAGTAAAAAGACGGAACTAAAGAAAAAGGAGAAGGTTATCGAG GACAAGACTTTCGGCTTAAAGAATAAGAAGGGAGCTAAGCAGCAAAAGTTCATACAACAAGTTTCCAAGCAAGTGCAAAGTGGTGGTCTGCATCCCAAGACAGATGCCAACAAAAAGAAGGATGAGAAGGAAAAGAAATTGCAAGAGTTAAAGGAGTTGGCATCCATTTTCAAGCCTGTGCAAGCGCAAAAGGTTGAAAAGGGCACTGATCCCAAATCGGTGGTATGTGCATTCTTTAAGCAAGGCCTCTGTACCAAGGGCGACAGATGTAAATTCTCTCACGATCTAACAGTCGAAAATAAGGTTGAAAAACGTTCCATGTATGTGGATATGCGTGACGATGGTGAAGACGACATGAGAAACTGGGACGATGCCAAGCTAAAGGAAGTGGTGGATCAAAAACATGCCGACGAGAAAAAAAGACCTACAACAGATATT atttgcaaatactttattgaagctgtggaaaaatcaaaatatggtTGGTTTTGGGAGTGTCCAAACGGTGAAAAATGTATTTACCGTCATGCTTTGCCAGCCGGATATGTCTTGAAAAAGGACAAAAAGAAGATGGATGAAAATAAACCTTCCGAACTTTCATTGGTGGATTTGATTGAAAAAGAAAGAGCTGCCTTGGGCTCCAACACCACCAAAGTCACTTTGGAAACTTTCTTGGCCTGGAAGAAACGCAAAGTCCAAGAGAAGAAAGAAAAACTGGCTGCCGACGAGGAGCGCAAAAAGAACGACTACAGCAAAGGCAAACAGTTTGGTATTTCTGGCAGAGAAATGTTCAGCTTTAATCCCGACTTGGTTGATGATGGTCCCATGGAGGATGGTGATGCTGCTTTCGAAATGTACAATCGTGACGAAGATGAGGAGGGCATGGAATACAAAGAATTGGATTTGGCCGCTTTGACTTTAGAAGCCCAGGAGGCTGATGGTTCTGGTACCGTGGCATCTGAGTCACGGTTAAAAGAACAagccaataatatagctaaaatTGAGCAAGAAGAAGCGGCTGCTGCAGCCGTTGAAGCTGATGACTCAAATGCACCTGCCTCGGATGCTGCACCCATTAATAAGGATCTATTTATGGGTTTGGCCGATGAACTTGACGACTTGGATCTGGAAGATGAGGAGGACGACGATGACTAA